CCCGCGCGATCGACAACAATTGGCCGCAATTCCGCGGGCCTCTATCGCTGGGCACCTCGGACAATCCGCAGCTGCCAGATACCTGGAGTGACACGGAAAACATTGCCTGGAAAACAGACATTGCCGGTCGCGGCTGGTCTTCCCCCATCGTGTGGGGCAATCGTGTGTTCGTCAGCACCGTGACGAACGATGAGACGTTAAAGGAGAAAGACAAGAAGCGAGGGCTCTATCTGGGCGGCAATCGTTCAGACGCCCCCACCACCGCTCATGAGTGGCACGTGGCGTGCCTGGATCTTGCCGATGGCAAAGTCTTGTGGAACGAGGTCGCACATCAAGGCATTCCGCCGGAATCGATTCACCTGAAGAACACGTTCGCCTCGGAAACCCCCGTCACCGACGGCGAGCGGGTTTACGTTTATTTTGGCAACCTGGGCGTGTTTTGCTATTCGTTGGACGGAAAGCTTCTTTGGTCGCGCACCCTGGGGGCGTACAAGACGGCTTCTGGCTGGGGGACGGGCAGCTCGCCAACCCTGCACGAGGATCGCTTGTATATCGTCAACGACAACGAGGATCAGTCCTTCCTGCTGGCCATCGATACCAAGACCGGCGCCGAGATGTGGCGCACTCCACGACCCGAAAAGAGTAGCTGGTCGACGCCTTACATCTGGCAGAATGCCAAACGCACCGAGATTATTGTCTCCGGCAGCAACATGGTGCGATCGTACGACCTGGACGGCAAACCACTCTGGGAACTGGGAGACATGTCTGGCAATGCCATCCCCACACCCGTCGCCGGCGCAGATTTGCTTTATGTCTGCTCGGGACACGTGATGGGGCATAAGAAGCCGATCATGGCCGTGCGCCCCGGAGCCAGCGGAGACATCACGCTCGGGACAAATGAAACCTCGAACCAGTTCATCGCCTGGTGCCAGCGGAAAGCAGCGCCCTACAATCCGTCGATCTTGCTCTACAAGGATTTGATCTATGTCGTGACTGACCTGGGCATTTTCTCTTGCTACGACGCCCACACAGGAGTGGCCGTCTATGAGAAGAAGCGGCTTCCCAATGGTCGTGCGTTCACGGCGTCGCCGTGGGCCTACAACGACAACATCTTTTGCCTGAACGAATATGGGGATGCATTTGTCGTCAAGGCGGGCCGTGAGTTCGAGATCCTGAGAGTCAACTCGCTCGGCCAACAGATGTGCCTGGCCACGCCGGCCGTGGCAGGCGACAAGTTGCTGATCCGCACCGATCTGAGCCTGTATGCGATCGAGAAGCCGGCGTCATCGGGCAGTGACGCGTCAGGGACTGTCGCGGCCGACACGGAGAAAGCGCCCAAACCGGCGCCGTGAGCGGACCGAGGCTCTAATGGCGACGGCCAGTCGATCGCGTGTCACCGCGCGGGAGAGACAGGGGCCCATAAAAACAGTTCGGGGCGCGAAAAGGAAGTCGATGAGTTACGTCCCCCAAGTTCTAGCCCTGGCCGGCAGCACGCGCGAGGCCTCGTTCAACAAGCGGTTGGTGAAAATCGCCGCCGCCGGCGCGCAAGCTGCCGGGGCCGAAGTGACGCGGATCGACCTCCGCGATCTGGAGCTACCGCTGTACGATGAAGACCTGGAAACGCGCGCGGGATTGCCGCCGGGAGCGCGCCGGCTCAAAGACCTGATGCTTTCGCACCAGGGGTTTTTGATCTCCTCGCCGGAATACAACAGTTCGTTTTCCGCCGTGTTGAAAAATGCCATCGACTGGGCTTCGCGCCCGGTACCAGGCGAAGCCCCTTTGGCTTGCTTCACGGGAAAGACGGCCGCGATCATGAGCGCGTCACCCGGGGCGCTGGGGGGCCTGCGCGGCCTGGTTCACCTACGGGCGGTGCTGGGCAATATCAACGTACTTGTCATACCGGACCAGATCGCGGTGATGAGCGCGCACACGGCGTTCCTGGAAGACGGCAAGCTCAAGGACAACGCCCTGCAAGAGCGCGTCGCCGCGCTGGGCGCCAAGCTCGTCAAGCTGCTCACCAAGCTGCACGGGTAGTACGCGCTCGATCATGCGCCGTCGCTCGGGCGAAGCCCGTCCTAAAAGAATTCTGCGCGCGTCGAGAGCAACTCGCAGCCGGCCGCGCGCAAGTGCTCGACATCATTGAGCGTGAGTATCTTCGGCTCGTTCTTCCACACCAGTTGACTGATCGACGCGTTGTAGAGCGGAAAAGGGTTGCGTCGTGCGGGCACTTCGAGCAGCGCCTTGAATGCCGAGGCCAGCAGCCCGCCGTGCGACACGATGGCCACTTGCTCGTGCTCGGTGGCGCGGATGGCCTCGAAGGCGGCGCGTGCACGGACCATCAAATCATGGCGGCTTTCGCCGCCAGGTATGCGATAGTCAGGATCCGAAGAACGCCAGGCGGCGGTCTCTGCCGGATAACGGTCGGGAATTTCCTGATGAAGCAAATCCTGAAAGATGCCGACATGGATTTCCATTAGCCGAGGATCCGCCGTCACCGGCACGCCCAGAGCCTCGGCCAGTGGCTCGGCAGATTGCCTGGCCCTGGGGAGCGGGCTCGCGAAGAGGGCCCTGATCGGCTGGTTGCCAAGCGCCACCGCGATGGCCGCGGCCTGTCGTAAGCCAAGCTCCGACAGGGGCGTGTCCGATTGCCCCTGCAGACGCCCCTCAGCGTTGTAACAACTCTCTCCGTGACGAATGCAATAGATGAGCATGTGGTTGGCGGCGCTCGCGATCTTGGCGGAGGGCATTGTGCAGCATGGCGGCCGGCGGCAATTAGCGGCCGCGAGCAACGCCAGCAGGCAAAGGCAGAGCGTCCTCTTTAATGGCCGCGGCGTTGCAACGCAAGCCAGCGGCCCAATTAGAACTGCCCAATACTGAATCCTCGCCATGCCAGTACCGTTGCCACGAACATGCGACGAAGAGTCGTCACGCAAATGGGCTCTTATCGCGGCTGGGGAGGTCGATTCGTCATGACCGCATGTTCGCGATCGGCATAGTGCGGAAAAAAGTGTTCGAGCCCGCAATGCTCGATCGCCTCTTGATTGCTTGGCGATAATCCGCACAGTCGGATCACACCTCCGCGCGCGTCAATTCTGTTGCGCAGCAACACCAGTTGCGACATGACGGGGCTCGAGAACCGCTGAATGGCCTGACAATCCAGCACCACTCGATAGACGAAATGTTGTTGCAACAGAGACCAGATGCATTCGGCCAGGGGCGGAGCCTGCCACCAACCTTCGGGCGCCGCGTTGAGCCTGACGAACAACCAGTCGGGCCCTCGCTCAACCTCCAGAGCCCATCCGCCAGCAACGTCGATCATGGCCGCCATTCCTTTTTTACGACCGAGGACCGTAACCCCTGAGCTCCGCTCCTCAATGGGCAATCATAGATATTCCTCGCGGCCGGACAACTGGCGACGTTCCACATAACGAGCCGGCGCGGCCCTTGAAGCAGCTAGCAAAAACCGGATACTACGGTGTCCGCTTGGCAGGCTGTCGATCTGCTAGCAATCGTACAAGCAGTGCCGACAGGCAAGCCGCCCGAGAGTGCCGCTAGGCACCAAACGACAACACAGTGCCGCTAGGCAGGCAGACTATCTGCCTATCGCCAACCGACACCAGACCACGTTGCTTCTCGGGGCGCACTGCCCCCAGAGACATTCCGCTGAACCTAGTCTTGGAGGAATACACGATGTCGCGTCATGGAGCTGTAACGTTCAAGGGCAATCCGATGACTCTCGTCGGCGAGGAAGTGAAAGTCGGCCAGCAAGCGCCCGCCTTCAC
The sequence above is drawn from the Pirellulales bacterium genome and encodes:
- a CDS encoding STAS domain-containing protein; this translates as MIDVAGGWALEVERGPDWLFVRLNAAPEGWWQAPPLAECIWSLLQQHFVYRVVLDCQAIQRFSSPVMSQLVLLRNRIDARGGVIRLCGLSPSNQEAIEHCGLEHFFPHYADREHAVMTNRPPQPR
- a CDS encoding histidine phosphatase family protein — encoded protein: MPSAKIASAANHMLIYCIRHGESCYNAEGRLQGQSDTPLSELGLRQAAAIAVALGNQPIRALFASPLPRARQSAEPLAEALGVPVTADPRLMEIHVGIFQDLLHQEIPDRYPAETAAWRSSDPDYRIPGGESRHDLMVRARAAFEAIRATEHEQVAIVSHGGLLASAFKALLEVPARRNPFPLYNASISQLVWKNEPKILTLNDVEHLRAAGCELLSTRAEFF
- a CDS encoding NAD(P)H-dependent oxidoreductase — protein: MSYVPQVLALAGSTREASFNKRLVKIAAAGAQAAGAEVTRIDLRDLELPLYDEDLETRAGLPPGARRLKDLMLSHQGFLISSPEYNSSFSAVLKNAIDWASRPVPGEAPLACFTGKTAAIMSASPGALGGLRGLVHLRAVLGNINVLVIPDQIAVMSAHTAFLEDGKLKDNALQERVAALGAKLVKLLTKLHG
- a CDS encoding PQQ-binding-like beta-propeller repeat protein, producing MTGPRRAIVFCFTVVLVATGTARAIDNNWPQFRGPLSLGTSDNPQLPDTWSDTENIAWKTDIAGRGWSSPIVWGNRVFVSTVTNDETLKEKDKKRGLYLGGNRSDAPTTAHEWHVACLDLADGKVLWNEVAHQGIPPESIHLKNTFASETPVTDGERVYVYFGNLGVFCYSLDGKLLWSRTLGAYKTASGWGTGSSPTLHEDRLYIVNDNEDQSFLLAIDTKTGAEMWRTPRPEKSSWSTPYIWQNAKRTEIIVSGSNMVRSYDLDGKPLWELGDMSGNAIPTPVAGADLLYVCSGHVMGHKKPIMAVRPGASGDITLGTNETSNQFIAWCQRKAAPYNPSILLYKDLIYVVTDLGIFSCYDAHTGVAVYEKKRLPNGRAFTASPWAYNDNIFCLNEYGDAFVVKAGREFEILRVNSLGQQMCLATPAVAGDKLLIRTDLSLYAIEKPASSGSDASGTVAADTEKAPKPAP